A genomic stretch from Sphaerodactylus townsendi isolate TG3544 linkage group LG15, MPM_Stown_v2.3, whole genome shotgun sequence includes:
- the ZNF324B gene encoding zinc finger protein 324B — translation QDVSWTRALTVSEPEERNFKAAAPFPTKPCPEEPTHAANTWEERSPTRVYTSNGKGFRAPASHPVRHLATHSGLQRPLGGKRLGQQVQEEDRPYNCNYCGKSFARSAHLARHQETHSGERPYKCTYCGKAFGRNSHLTRHHSTHTGERPYECGVCGKAFTRSAHVTRHQGTHTGERPFRCARCGKRFTRSAHLQRHQGIHSGDKPFSCGDCGKGFTRNAHLERHRATHSGEKPFKCASLAGEGVCRGLPPT, via the coding sequence CAAGACGTCTCTTGGACCAGAGCACTCACCGTCAGCGAACCGGAAGAGAGGAACTTCAAAGCAGCGGCTCCCTTTCCCACGAAGCCGTGTCCTGAAGAACCTACACACGCAGCTAATACATGGGAGGAGAGAAGTCCCACACGTGTATATACTAGCAATGGGAAAGGATTCCGAGCGCCAGCTTCGCACCCTGTGCGGCACCTTGCTACCCACTCCGGGCTGCAGCGCCCCTTAGGTGGGAAACGCCTTGGGCAGCAGGTGCAAGAGGAAGACCGCCCGTACAACTGCAACTACTGTGGGAAGTCCTTTGCCCGCAGCGCCCACCTGGCCCGGCACCAGGAGACCCATTCAGGAGAGCGGCCATACAAGTGCACCTACTGCGGGAAGGCCTTTGGCCGCAACTCCCACCTGACCCGCCACCACAGCACGCATACCGGGGAGCGTCCGTACGAGTGCGGTGTCTGTGGCAAGGCATTCACCCGCAGCGCCCATGTCACCCGCCACCAGGGCACCCACACAGGAGAGCGCCCCTTCCGCTGCGCCCGCTGCGGCAAGCGTTTCACCCGCAGCGCTCACCTCCAGCGCCACCAGGGCATCCACAGCGGGGACAAACCCTTTTCCTGTGGCGACTGCGGGAAAGGGTTCACGCGCAACGCCCACCTCGAGCGCCACAGGGCCACTCATTCGGGCGAGAAGCCCTTCAAATGTGCCAGCCTAGCGGGAGAAGGGGTTTGCAGAGGCTTGCCTCCCACCTGA